The following coding sequences lie in one Panicum virgatum strain AP13 chromosome 6N, P.virgatum_v5, whole genome shotgun sequence genomic window:
- the LOC120680282 gene encoding reticuline oxidase-like, producing the protein MAMHTMAAAAAALALCLFAAAGTCAGAQPPAPPPPQAYGISSCLLSNGVSNFSLPSSPSYTPLLDSSIRNLRFELPGVGKPAAVILPASKRDLRRAVLCARSSSLAIRVRSGGHSYEGLSYTTENHVPFVVIDLARLNHVRVDPAAATVWAESGATLGEVYRVVGLSSRNLALSAGSCATLGMGGHVAGGGFGLLSRKHGLAADNVLDAILIDPSGDTLTRDTMDDDVFWAIRGGGGGSWGVVYAWKLRLVPVPDNITVFSVGRTGPAELIAGLMHRWQYVAPSLPDEFYLSTFVPTGSSNGNLSMSFTGQVVGPKHLAMSVLDQTFPELGLAESELSEVSWVESAANFAGVSSVADLTNRQPGVGEYAKRKSDYVQAPISMQGAIEILRYMSTGPQGSIQLDPYGGAMARMGSAATPFPHRAGYLYSIQYAVSWNASDLDRAEEYIGWLRSFYGFMSSYVSKSPRAAYVNYLDLDLGTNDWANATGGTSGSKSVARAASWGERYFFTNFDRLVRAKSKVDPENVFNNAQSIPPLRYDD; encoded by the coding sequence ATGGCGATGCACACcatggcagcagcagctgcagctcttGCTCTCTGTCTCTTTGCAGCAGCAGGCACATGCGCCGGTGCTcagccaccggcgccgccgccaccacaagcCTACGGCATCTCCTCCTGCCTCCTCTCCAATGGCGTCAGCAACTTCTCCCTCCCGTCGTCCCCGAGCTACACGCCGCTCCTCGACTCCTCCATCCGGAACCTCCGCTTCGAGCTCCCGGGCGTCGGCAAGCCGGCCGCCGTCATCCTCCCGGCCTCCAAGCGCGACCTCCGGCGCGCCGTCCTGTGCGCGCGCAGCAGCTCGCTGGCGATCCGCGTGCGCAGCGGCGGCCACAGCTACGAGGGCCTCTCCTACACCACGGAGAACCACGTCCCCTTCGTGGTCATCGACCTCGCCCGCCTGAACCATGTCCGCGTCGACCCGGCCGCGGCCACGGTCTGGGCGGAGTCCGGCGCGACGCTCGGCGAGGTGTACCGCGTGGTGGGGCTGTCCAGCCGGAACCTCGCGCTCTCGGCCGGGTCctgcgcgacgctcggcatggGCGggcacgtcgccggcggcggcttcgggcTGCTGTCGAGGAAGCACGGGCTCGCCGCCGACAACGTCCTGGACGCCATCCTGATCGACCCCAGCGGCGACACGCTGACCCGCGACACCATGGACGACGACGTGTTCTGGGCcatccggggcggcggcggggggagcTGGGGCGTGGTGTACGCGTGGAAGCTCCGGCTCGTCCCGGTGCCGGACAACATCACCGTGTTCAGCGTCGGCCGGACCGGGCCGGCCGAGCTCATCGCCGGCTTGATGCACAGGTGGCAGTACGTCGCGCCCAGCCTTCCCGACGAGTTCTACCTCTCCACGTTCGTTCCGACAGGGTCATCGAACGGTAATCTCTCCATGTCATTCACCGGCCAAGTTGTCGGACCAAAGCATCTCGCCATGTCGGTGCTGGATCAGACCTTCCCCGAGCTGGGCCTCGCCGAGTCGGAGCTGTCGGAGGTGAGCTGGGTCGAGTCGGCGGCGAACTTCGCCGGCGTCAGCTCGGTCGCCGACCTCACAAACCGTCAACCCGGCGTGGGGGAATACGCCAAGAGGAAGTCCGACTACGTGCAGGCACCAATCTCAATGCAAGGCGCGATCGAGATCCTCCGGTACATGTCGACTGGGCCCCAGGGGTCGATCCAGCTGGACCCCTACGGTGGGGCCATGGCGCGGATGGGGAGTGCCGCGACACCTTTCCCTCACCGAGCCGGGTACCTGTACAGCATCCAGTACGCCGTCTCCTGGAACGCGTCGGATCTCGACCGTGCGGAGGAGTACATCGGATGGCTCCGGTCGTTCTACGGGTTCATGTCGAGCTACGTGTCGAAAAGCCCGCGAGCCGCGTACGTCAACTACTTGGACCTCGACTTGGGAACCAATGACTGGGCGAATGCAACCGGCGGAACGTCCGGTAGCAAGTCCGTGGCCCGTGCGGCATCATGGGGCGAGCGTTACTTCTTCACGAACTTTGACCGGCTGGTTCGGGCCAAGTCTAAGGTGGATCCTGAAAATGTGTTCAACAATGCACAAAGCATTCCTCCTTTACGATATGATGATTGA